From Bacillus pumilus, one genomic window encodes:
- the gndA gene encoding NADP-dependent phosphogluconate dehydrogenase — protein MSKQQIGVVGLAVMGKNLALNIESRGFSVSVYNRSSSKTEEFLEESKGKNVVGTYSIEEFVQSLETPRKILLMVKAGAATDATIQSLLPHLEKGDILIDGGNTYYKDTQRRNQELAESGIHFIGTGVSGGEEGALKGPSIMPGGQKEAHELVKPILEAISAKVDGEPCTTYIGPDGAGHYVKMVHNGIEYGDMQLISESYFILKHVAGLSAEELHEVFSEWNKGELDSYLIEITADIFTKVDEETNQPLVDVILDKAGQKGTGKWTSQSSLDLGVPLPIITESVFARYISAMKGERVEASQLIEGPKPAQSAENKQELIEAVRKALFMSKICSYAQGFAQMKAASDEYNWDLKYGEIAMIFRGGCIIRAAFLQQIKEAYDRNPELKNLLLDPYFKDIAQSYQSSLRKVISLAVEQGVPVPSFSSALAYFDSYRTAVLPANLIQAQRDYFGAHTYERTDKEGVFHTEWMK, from the coding sequence ATGTCAAAACAACAAATCGGTGTGGTTGGACTAGCCGTTATGGGGAAAAACCTTGCCCTTAATATTGAAAGCCGCGGTTTCTCCGTGTCCGTTTATAACAGATCTAGCAGCAAAACAGAAGAGTTTCTCGAAGAATCAAAAGGAAAAAACGTTGTAGGCACATACAGCATTGAAGAATTTGTTCAGTCGCTTGAAACACCGCGTAAAATTCTTTTAATGGTAAAAGCTGGTGCAGCAACGGATGCAACCATTCAATCATTACTTCCTCACCTAGAGAAAGGTGACATCTTAATTGATGGTGGAAATACATATTACAAGGATACGCAAAGACGTAATCAAGAGCTTGCGGAAAGTGGTATCCACTTCATTGGTACAGGTGTTTCTGGCGGTGAAGAAGGTGCACTAAAAGGTCCATCTATCATGCCAGGCGGTCAAAAAGAAGCGCATGAGCTAGTGAAACCAATTTTAGAAGCGATCTCTGCGAAAGTAGATGGCGAGCCATGTACAACGTATATCGGCCCAGATGGAGCAGGACATTATGTCAAAATGGTCCATAACGGCATCGAGTACGGAGACATGCAATTGATCTCTGAATCATACTTTATCTTGAAGCATGTGGCTGGCTTGTCAGCAGAGGAGCTTCATGAAGTATTCTCAGAGTGGAATAAAGGCGAGCTTGACAGCTATTTAATCGAAATTACAGCGGATATTTTCACAAAAGTGGATGAAGAAACAAACCAGCCGCTTGTGGATGTCATCTTAGATAAAGCTGGTCAAAAAGGAACTGGAAAATGGACGAGCCAAAGTTCTCTTGATCTAGGTGTCCCGCTTCCAATCATTACTGAGTCTGTTTTTGCGCGCTATATTTCAGCAATGAAAGGTGAGCGTGTAGAAGCAAGCCAATTAATCGAAGGTCCTAAGCCAGCGCAATCAGCAGAGAATAAACAAGAGCTGATCGAAGCTGTTAGAAAAGCCCTATTCATGAGTAAAATCTGCTCGTATGCTCAAGGTTTTGCGCAAATGAAAGCAGCATCTGATGAATATAACTGGGATTTAAAATACGGTGAAATTGCGATGATCTTCCGCGGTGGATGTATCATTCGTGCAGCCTTCTTACAACAAATTAAAGAAGCATATGACCGTAACCCTGAACTGAAAAACCTATTGCTTGATCCTTACTTTAAGGATATTGCTCAAAGCTATCAATCATCACTTCGTAAAGTCATTTCACTTGCAGTGGAGCAAGGAGTTCCTGTTCCTTCATTCTCAAGTGCACTTGCTTACTTTGATAGCTATCGCACAGCTGTCCTGCCAGCGAACTTAATTCAAGCGCAGCGTGACTATTTCGGTGCACATACGTATGAGCGCACAGATAAAGAAGGCGTCTTCCATACGGAATGGATGAAATAA
- a CDS encoding DNA polymerase IV — MGDSQRKGRIIFHIDMNSFYASVEMAYDPSLRGKPLAISGNAKERKGIVVTCSYEARALGVKPPMPLWEAKRLCPGLIVRTPNFDRYRSSSQEMFTILREYSDLVEPVSIDEGYIDLTHTPYAEHAVKTAHDIQTRLVEELMLPSSIGIAPNKFLAKMASNWKKPMGITILRKRDVPQMLWPLPAGDMHGVGQKTADKLKTIGIHTIEDLAKANEYTLKELLGINGPRLKQKANGEHDGIVDPERIYEFKSVGNSSTLPHDSDDPDELVTLIDKLSQSVSARLRRKEVMANRLLIMIRYASWKNITRSVTLTNPTDRKEDLFEAAKQLFLKHWNDQPVRLLGVTGTDLVERKAAVKQLDLFSYTEDAKEEPLQTVLEGLKEKYGKSLVQRGMTIKEKESKTSGTSFNKDFFQDEKGND; from the coding sequence ATGGGTGATTCTCAAAGGAAGGGTCGAATTATTTTTCATATTGATATGAATAGTTTTTATGCATCTGTCGAAATGGCGTATGATCCTTCTTTGAGAGGGAAACCTTTAGCCATTAGCGGAAATGCGAAAGAGCGTAAAGGGATTGTTGTGACGTGCAGCTACGAGGCAAGAGCACTAGGTGTAAAGCCCCCGATGCCGTTATGGGAAGCGAAGCGGCTTTGTCCGGGGCTGATTGTCCGTACACCAAACTTTGACCGGTACCGCAGCTCCTCACAAGAGATGTTTACGATACTAAGAGAATACAGCGATTTAGTCGAACCCGTATCCATTGATGAGGGCTATATTGATTTAACGCATACGCCCTATGCCGAGCACGCGGTGAAAACGGCTCATGATATTCAAACGAGGCTTGTAGAGGAGCTCATGCTTCCTTCAAGTATTGGCATTGCACCGAATAAATTTTTAGCGAAAATGGCGTCTAATTGGAAAAAACCAATGGGCATCACCATTTTACGTAAACGAGATGTGCCCCAAATGCTCTGGCCGCTGCCAGCGGGTGACATGCACGGAGTTGGACAGAAAACGGCAGATAAATTGAAAACGATTGGCATTCATACCATTGAAGATTTAGCGAAAGCAAATGAGTATACGCTAAAGGAATTACTGGGCATCAATGGACCGAGATTAAAACAAAAGGCGAATGGTGAACATGACGGTATCGTGGACCCAGAAAGGATATACGAATTTAAATCTGTCGGTAATTCGTCAACCCTTCCTCATGATTCTGACGATCCAGATGAACTTGTCACGTTAATTGATAAGCTGTCACAATCTGTGAGTGCAAGATTAAGGAGAAAAGAAGTGATGGCAAATCGGCTTCTCATCATGATACGGTACGCAAGCTGGAAAAATATCACGCGAAGTGTCACACTCACGAATCCAACGGATCGAAAGGAAGACTTATTTGAGGCAGCAAAGCAGTTATTCCTTAAACATTGGAATGACCAGCCCGTGAGGCTCTTAGGTGTGACGGGGACAGACCTTGTAGAACGAAAAGCAGCTGTTAAACAGCTTGATTTATTTTCCTATACAGAAGATGCAAAAGAAGAGCCTCTCCAAACCGTTTTAGAAGGGCTGAAAGAAAAATATGGCAAATCACTCGTTCAAAGAGGAATGACCATCAAGGAAAAAGAGAGCAAAACAAGCGGAACAAGTTTTAATAAAGACTTTTTTCAGGACGAAAAAGGAAATGACTAG
- a CDS encoding membrane protein insertase YidC: MKRLLTICTTLCLMMIASPAFAASGQTNASSDGFFHHYFVQPFSELIIWLANFFHDDYGLSIMFVTLIVRLLIFPLFANQFKKQRVMQEKMALVKPQIDQIQSKLKKTKEPEKQKELQMEMMKVYKENNVNPLAMGCLPMLIQIPIVLGFYSAIRSTPEIATHSFLWFNLGQTDLLVAIFAGAMYFLQFYVTQRFAKQSGTQTEAALKQAKVMGMIFPIMMLFISINAPAALPLYWMTSGLLLTIQTIILNVMYQKSKTKAEANNQASPAAE; the protein is encoded by the coding sequence TTGAAACGTTTATTGACGATTTGTACGACTTTATGTTTAATGATGATTGCCTCACCTGCTTTTGCAGCGAGTGGGCAAACGAATGCGAGCTCTGATGGGTTTTTCCATCACTATTTTGTCCAGCCTTTTTCGGAGCTGATCATTTGGCTTGCGAACTTCTTCCATGATGATTATGGTTTATCGATTATGTTCGTGACCTTGATAGTCCGCCTGCTGATTTTCCCTCTTTTTGCGAACCAATTTAAGAAACAAAGAGTCATGCAGGAGAAAATGGCACTGGTGAAGCCTCAAATTGACCAAATTCAAAGCAAATTGAAGAAAACGAAAGAACCTGAAAAACAAAAAGAACTACAAATGGAAATGATGAAAGTATACAAAGAGAACAATGTGAACCCGCTGGCAATGGGCTGTCTGCCTATGCTGATTCAAATTCCAATTGTTCTTGGCTTTTACTCAGCGATCCGCTCAACACCTGAGATCGCAACACATTCGTTCCTATGGTTTAACTTAGGACAAACCGATCTATTGGTCGCGATCTTTGCAGGCGCCATGTATTTCTTGCAATTTTATGTTACGCAAAGATTTGCGAAGCAATCAGGCACCCAGACAGAAGCTGCGCTGAAGCAAGCCAAAGTCATGGGCATGATTTTCCCAATCATGATGCTGTTTATTTCAATCAATGCACCCGCTGCCCTTCCTTTATACTGGATGACAAGCGGATTACTACTCACAATCCAAACAATTATTTTGAATGTCATGTACCAAAAATCAAAAACGAAAGCTGAGGCAAACAACCAAGCTAGCCCAGCTGCTGAATAA
- a CDS encoding chemotaxis protein CheW — protein sequence MSTQKIIIFQVGQEDFGISVEHIRSIEKVPYLQEVSNLPKEIKGLMSLRGEVIPVSDTGVMLHGKPLDVNEQSKVLLFELNDQMIGCLVSDAKDIIDIELSEIKPFHMNTKASEYFFGVVERENKMILQVDPNKFLGRIDDLDQLPERLKEELA from the coding sequence GTGAGCACGCAAAAGATCATTATTTTCCAAGTGGGGCAAGAGGATTTTGGCATCAGTGTAGAGCATATTCGTTCGATTGAGAAGGTCCCTTATTTACAAGAAGTATCGAACCTTCCAAAAGAAATTAAAGGACTGATGTCATTAAGAGGAGAAGTCATCCCTGTCAGTGACACAGGCGTGATGCTTCACGGAAAGCCTCTTGATGTGAACGAACAGTCCAAGGTGTTGCTATTTGAATTAAACGATCAAATGATTGGCTGTCTTGTCTCAGATGCAAAAGATATTATCGATATCGAGCTAAGCGAGATCAAGCCATTTCATATGAACACGAAAGCCTCCGAATATTTCTTCGGCGTTGTGGAGAGAGAGAACAAGATGATTTTACAAGTGGACCCTAATAAGTTCCTTGGGAGAATTGATGACCTCGATCAACTGCCAGAGCGGTTAAAAGAAGAGTTGGCATAA
- a CDS encoding M20/M25/M40 family metallo-hydrolase has product MINEKRLLDEFLELVQIDSETKHEEKIVEVLKEKFSQLGLKVVEDDSKAKTGHGAGNLICTLEGNQEADTIYFTSHMDTVVPGNGVKPVIEDGYVKTDGTTILGADDKTGLAAMFEAIRVLKEKNLPHGTIEFVITAGEESGLVGAKALDPKLMTAAYGYALDSDGKVGTIIVAAPTQAKVRATIYGKTAHAGVAPEKGVSAITIASKAIASMPLGRIDEETTANIGRFEGGTQTNIVCDQVDILAEARSLEPAKMEAQVAKMKEAFEKTAKEMGGSADVQIDIMYPGFKFSHGDQVVEVAKKAAAKIGRPSELQTSGGGSDANVIAGNGVPTVNLAVGYEDIHTKNEKMPIEELVKTAEMVLAIIEETTNPS; this is encoded by the coding sequence ATGATCAATGAAAAACGTTTACTAGACGAATTTTTAGAACTGGTTCAGATCGATTCGGAAACAAAACACGAAGAGAAAATTGTGGAAGTCTTAAAAGAAAAATTCTCGCAGCTTGGTCTTAAAGTGGTGGAAGACGACTCAAAAGCGAAAACTGGCCACGGTGCAGGCAACCTCATCTGTACACTGGAAGGCAATCAAGAGGCTGATACTATCTATTTCACTTCTCATATGGACACAGTTGTTCCCGGCAATGGCGTAAAACCAGTCATTGAAGACGGCTATGTGAAGACAGATGGAACAACCATTCTTGGTGCTGACGATAAAACAGGGCTTGCGGCTATGTTTGAAGCCATCCGCGTGCTGAAAGAGAAGAATTTACCGCATGGAACGATTGAATTTGTCATCACAGCAGGTGAGGAATCAGGACTTGTTGGAGCAAAAGCGTTAGATCCAAAATTGATGACAGCAGCATACGGCTATGCCCTAGATTCAGATGGCAAGGTCGGGACAATTATCGTAGCTGCGCCAACACAGGCGAAAGTACGCGCAACCATTTACGGAAAAACAGCTCACGCAGGTGTGGCACCTGAAAAAGGCGTGTCTGCGATTACCATTGCATCAAAAGCCATTGCCAGCATGCCGCTTGGCCGAATTGATGAAGAAACAACGGCGAATATCGGGCGTTTTGAAGGTGGAACGCAAACGAATATTGTGTGCGATCAAGTCGATATCCTTGCTGAAGCACGCTCTTTAGAACCTGCAAAAATGGAAGCACAAGTAGCGAAGATGAAAGAAGCCTTTGAAAAAACCGCTAAAGAAATGGGCGGAAGTGCCGATGTACAAATTGACATCATGTATCCAGGCTTCAAATTCTCTCACGGCGATCAAGTCGTAGAAGTGGCGAAAAAAGCGGCTGCGAAAATTGGCCGTCCATCAGAACTACAGACGAGCGGCGGAGGCAGTGATGCAAACGTCATTGCAGGAAACGGCGTCCCAACTGTCAACCTAGCTGTTGGATATGAAGATATTCATACGAAAAATGAGAAAATGCCGATTGAAGAATTAGTCAAAACAGCTGAAATGGTTCTCGCCATTATCGAAGAAACGACAAATCCATCGTAA
- a CDS encoding acyl-CoA carboxylase subunit beta: MAMNESFNDLSKWREKALMGGGEKRAAAHRNKGKLSVRQRLHELLDVGSFMEIQRFATGRMSEHVGDGVVIGTGLIHGKPVCVYAQDATVHGGSLGEIHAKKIASLMDLAAKNQMPVIGLKDSGGARIQEGVVSLEGYGQIFKRNVLYSGQIPQISVILGSCAGGAVYSPALTDFVFMTEQTAHMFLTGPKVIEKATGETVCPDRLGGASVQHQTSGNVHYTGKDEQDVLKAVRTLLTYIPTTKQPDMHTEVQKHDAVDPGKILPKDPSRTYDVKQVVTAIIDPGSFFETQPCFSKNIVTGFARLKGAPIGVVANQPKVLAGSLDLDAADKAARFIRFCDAFHIPILTLVDVPGFLPGEKAEHAGIIRHGAKLLYAYAEATVPKITVILRKAFGGAYVAMNSKGLGADFVYAWPAAEIDVMGKTFADEIVHPASREVETEPSVLKAAQAGLIDDIIMPAETRERLIRSFDLLRRKEEDRPLKKHGNMPL, translated from the coding sequence ATGGCAATGAATGAATCGTTCAATGACTTGTCTAAATGGCGGGAAAAAGCGTTAATGGGCGGCGGTGAAAAACGAGCAGCCGCACACAGAAACAAAGGAAAGCTATCGGTTCGCCAGCGGCTGCATGAACTTCTTGACGTGGGCAGTTTCATGGAAATTCAGAGGTTTGCAACAGGCCGCATGTCAGAGCATGTCGGTGATGGCGTCGTCATTGGAACGGGACTTATTCATGGAAAGCCAGTATGTGTTTATGCACAAGATGCAACAGTGCATGGGGGCTCTTTAGGCGAAATACATGCCAAAAAAATTGCTTCTCTAATGGATCTCGCTGCTAAAAATCAGATGCCGGTCATCGGTCTAAAAGACTCAGGTGGTGCGAGAATTCAAGAGGGTGTGGTATCATTAGAAGGATACGGACAGATTTTTAAACGGAATGTGCTGTACTCTGGTCAAATCCCGCAAATATCCGTTATTTTAGGCTCATGTGCTGGAGGTGCAGTCTATTCTCCTGCTTTGACTGATTTTGTCTTCATGACAGAACAAACAGCTCATATGTTTTTAACAGGTCCGAAAGTAATAGAAAAGGCAACAGGAGAAACGGTCTGTCCTGACCGTCTTGGCGGTGCAAGTGTTCAGCATCAGACAAGCGGGAATGTGCACTATACTGGGAAAGATGAGCAGGACGTGTTAAAGGCGGTTCGAACACTTTTAACGTACATACCAACGACTAAACAGCCTGACATGCACACTGAAGTGCAAAAGCATGACGCCGTTGATCCAGGCAAAATCTTGCCAAAGGATCCATCACGCACCTATGATGTCAAACAAGTGGTGACAGCGATCATCGATCCAGGCTCATTCTTTGAGACCCAGCCTTGTTTCTCAAAAAATATCGTCACAGGGTTTGCCAGATTAAAAGGGGCTCCAATTGGTGTAGTTGCCAATCAGCCAAAGGTGCTGGCAGGAAGCCTTGACCTTGACGCTGCCGATAAAGCGGCCAGGTTTATTCGATTTTGCGATGCGTTTCATATTCCGATCTTAACGCTTGTCGACGTCCCTGGTTTTTTACCAGGGGAGAAAGCCGAGCATGCGGGAATTATCCGTCACGGCGCAAAGCTTTTATATGCGTACGCTGAAGCGACCGTTCCAAAAATCACGGTGATTTTAAGAAAGGCGTTTGGCGGTGCATATGTCGCGATGAATAGCAAGGGCTTAGGCGCTGACTTTGTTTATGCATGGCCAGCGGCAGAAATTGATGTCATGGGGAAAACGTTCGCAGACGAAATCGTTCATCCTGCTTCGCGCGAGGTTGAGACGGAGCCAAGTGTATTAAAAGCGGCTCAGGCAGGGCTGATAGACGATATTATCATGCCGGCTGAAACGAGAGAGCGATTGATTCGCTCATTTGATTTGCTTCGCAGGAAGGAAGAAGATAGACCGTTAAAAAAGCATGGCAACATGCCGCTATAA
- the mce gene encoding methylmalonyl-CoA epimerase, whose protein sequence is MNQIDHIAIAVFSIKQTSQLLHQLFNWHFSDIQEVPEQEIKASFASLDHVHIELIEPMSDSSKLHTFLTKRGEGLHHIALKSGDIHADLNHLDHLGVQLLQKSAQKGASGKQIAFISPKETSGVLFELCEPLKGEKHGNE, encoded by the coding sequence ATGAATCAAATCGATCATATTGCCATTGCGGTCTTTTCTATTAAACAAACATCTCAACTCCTTCATCAGCTGTTTAACTGGCATTTTTCAGACATACAAGAGGTTCCTGAGCAGGAGATTAAAGCGTCCTTCGCTTCACTTGATCATGTGCACATTGAATTAATTGAACCAATGTCAGACAGCAGTAAACTACATACCTTTTTAACAAAAAGAGGAGAGGGGCTCCATCATATTGCGTTAAAGTCAGGTGACATTCATGCAGATCTTAACCATCTTGATCACCTTGGCGTGCAGCTTCTCCAAAAATCAGCACAGAAGGGCGCAAGCGGCAAGCAGATTGCATTTATTTCACCTAAAGAAACATCTGGTGTGTTATTCGAATTGTGCGAGCCCTTGAAAGGAGAAAAACATGGCAATGAATGA
- the prli42 gene encoding stressosome-associated protein Prli42 gives MSQKFMKFMVLLMISLLLISSLLAGAATFL, from the coding sequence ATGTCTCAGAAATTTATGAAATTCATGGTATTGCTCATGATTAGCCTGCTGTTAATTTCTTCACTTTTAGCAGGAGCAGCAACCTTTTTATAA
- a CDS encoding L,D-transpeptidase — translation MRLLFYTVLTMSLSPIWPLGQNPLPGDPYVIINKQTNELAYIDQGQIQKIYPASTGKTADLTPEGEFTIMIKAKDPYYRKKNIEGGAKNNPLGRRWIGFDARGTDGRTYGIHGTSDETSIGKFITAGCVRLHNQDVELLFDQLPIGTKVWITTSSDSFEKLAKDKQAIR, via the coding sequence ATGCGTCTTTTATTTTATACCGTATTGACCATGTCCCTTTCACCTATCTGGCCGCTCGGACAAAACCCGCTTCCAGGAGACCCGTATGTCATTATTAATAAACAAACAAATGAACTTGCCTATATTGATCAAGGACAAATCCAAAAAATATATCCTGCTTCTACAGGGAAAACAGCCGATTTAACACCAGAAGGGGAATTTACCATTATGATCAAAGCGAAAGATCCCTATTACAGAAAAAAGAATATTGAAGGCGGTGCGAAGAATAACCCTCTTGGCCGAAGGTGGATTGGATTTGATGCACGAGGAACAGATGGCAGAACGTACGGAATTCATGGGACGAGTGACGAAACATCGATTGGGAAATTTATCACGGCAGGCTGTGTGAGACTTCATAATCAAGATGTAGAGCTTCTATTTGACCAGCTTCCGATTGGAACAAAAGTATGGATTACAACATCAAGCGATTCATTTGAAAAGCTTGCCAAAGACAAACAGGCCATTCGTTGA
- a CDS encoding aromatic acid exporter family protein has protein sequence MFKIGYRTLKTALGTAIAIYIAQLLGLQNYSAAGIITILCIQVTKKRSLLASGARFAACSLAILFSYLFFDLIGYHPFVIGLMLLVFIPTTVLLRIKEGIVTSSVIILHLYMSGGITLHLIWNELLLITIGVGVALIMNLYMPSVDKKLKRYSEQIEANFAKIFEEIEQYLMTGKQDWTGKEIPETHQLIKEAKALAYRDVENHVLRHENLYYHYFNMRQKQFEIIERVLPKITSISITTEHGQMIAEYVRDLREHIHPGNTAHKFLRRLIDMKEEFDKLPLPQTREEFEARAALFHFLGEMEQYLVLKSYFKGMKE, from the coding sequence ATGTTTAAAATCGGCTACCGAACGCTGAAAACAGCACTAGGAACAGCGATCGCCATTTATATTGCACAACTGCTCGGACTTCAAAATTATTCCGCTGCCGGGATTATTACGATCCTGTGTATTCAGGTGACGAAGAAACGGTCGCTCCTCGCATCAGGCGCCCGCTTTGCAGCTTGCAGTCTTGCCATTTTATTTTCTTATCTATTTTTCGATCTGATTGGGTATCATCCTTTTGTGATTGGTCTGATGCTGCTTGTCTTTATTCCGACAACCGTTTTGCTCCGCATTAAAGAAGGGATTGTCACAAGTTCAGTCATCATTCTCCATTTATACATGTCCGGCGGGATTACCCTTCACCTCATCTGGAATGAGCTACTGCTGATAACAATTGGTGTTGGCGTAGCACTTATCATGAACTTGTATATGCCAAGTGTCGATAAAAAGCTCAAACGCTACAGCGAACAGATTGAAGCCAACTTTGCAAAAATCTTTGAGGAAATCGAGCAATACTTAATGACAGGGAAACAAGACTGGACAGGAAAAGAAATACCAGAGACACATCAATTGATCAAAGAAGCGAAAGCTCTCGCATATCGTGATGTTGAAAACCATGTCCTAAGACATGAAAACCTGTATTATCATTATTTTAATATGAGGCAAAAGCAATTCGAAATCATTGAGCGGGTGCTTCCGAAAATCACGTCCATTTCCATTACAACAGAGCATGGGCAAATGATTGCCGAATACGTCAGAGACTTACGCGAACATATTCACCCAGGGAACACGGCGCATAAGTTTTTAAGACGTCTCATTGATATGAAAGAAGAGTTCGATAAGCTTCCGCTGCCGCAAACACGAGAAGAGTTTGAGGCAAGAGCTGCACTTTTTCATTTCCTCGGAGAAATGGAACAATATTTAGTACTGAAAAGCTATTTTAAAGGGATGAAAGAATAG
- a CDS encoding amino acid ABC transporter ATP-binding protein, giving the protein MINIEKLTKSFGKNEVLKGIDTTIKEGEVVAVIGPSGSGKSTFLRCINLLEKPTSGVITIQDTEITNPKTNALKVRENIGMVFQHFHLFPHKTVLENITYAPMNVKNQSKEDSIKQAEDLLKKVGLLEKKDDFPNRLSGGQKQRVAIARALAMTPDIMLFDEPTSALDPEMVKEVLEVMKELAQSGMTLVIVTHEMGFAKEVADRVIFMDDGKIVEDANPVQFFESPSSQRAQDFLQKIL; this is encoded by the coding sequence ATGATTAACATAGAGAAACTCACAAAATCTTTTGGCAAAAATGAAGTATTAAAAGGGATCGACACCACCATTAAAGAAGGGGAAGTTGTGGCAGTCATTGGACCATCTGGTTCAGGAAAATCGACGTTTCTTCGCTGCATCAACTTGCTTGAAAAGCCGACTTCTGGTGTCATTACAATTCAGGATACCGAAATCACAAACCCAAAAACCAATGCACTCAAAGTGCGTGAGAACATCGGAATGGTGTTTCAGCATTTCCACCTGTTCCCGCATAAAACCGTGCTGGAAAATATCACGTATGCGCCAATGAATGTGAAGAATCAATCGAAGGAAGACAGCATCAAACAAGCTGAAGATCTGCTGAAAAAGGTAGGGCTTTTAGAGAAAAAAGATGATTTTCCGAACCGTTTGTCAGGCGGTCAAAAGCAGCGTGTGGCAATTGCACGTGCGCTTGCGATGACTCCAGACATCATGCTGTTTGACGAACCAACTTCTGCACTAGATCCAGAAATGGTCAAGGAAGTCCTAGAGGTCATGAAAGAGCTTGCTCAATCTGGAATGACACTTGTGATCGTCACACATGAAATGGGCTTTGCAAAAGAAGTGGCTGACCGCGTGATCTTTATGGATGATGGGAAAATTGTAGAGGATGCAAACCCTGTGCAATTCTTTGAATCGCCGTCGTCACAGCGTGCGCAAGACTTCTTACAAAAAATATTATAA
- a CDS encoding amino acid ABC transporter permease: MLDFKDVIPQMPFILEGLKVTLSIVVVSLFLGFILGILLTLCKISVFKPLIWLADFYTSIFRGTPLVLQLLIIYFGLPQLLGFQIDQYWAAVAAFSLNSAAYVSEIIRAGINAIDKGQKEAAVALGIPYAKMMKDLLLPQAFKNISPALVNETITLTKESAIVTVIGLGDVMRRAYQAGAVTYNYLEPLIFAGLIYYVIVLVLTFVGKSVERKLKSND; this comes from the coding sequence ATGTTAGATTTTAAAGATGTAATACCTCAGATGCCCTTTATTTTAGAAGGGCTTAAGGTCACACTTTCTATTGTTGTGGTATCACTTTTTCTTGGATTTATCTTAGGGATTTTATTAACGCTTTGCAAAATTAGTGTATTTAAGCCGCTCATTTGGCTTGCAGATTTTTATACATCCATCTTCCGAGGCACACCGCTTGTGCTTCAATTGCTCATTATTTATTTTGGTCTGCCTCAGCTTCTCGGGTTTCAAATCGATCAATACTGGGCTGCTGTAGCCGCATTTTCACTAAACTCTGCGGCATACGTATCTGAAATTATTCGTGCTGGTATTAATGCGATTGATAAAGGTCAAAAAGAAGCAGCCGTTGCTTTAGGCATCCCTTATGCTAAAATGATGAAGGACTTATTGCTTCCGCAGGCATTTAAAAATATTTCACCTGCACTTGTGAACGAAACGATTACACTGACAAAAGAATCAGCTATTGTGACAGTCATTGGACTGGGAGATGTCATGAGACGAGCTTACCAAGCAGGTGCCGTCACGTATAATTATCTTGAACCGCTTATTTTTGCAGGTCTCATCTATTATGTCATCGTGCTTGTTCTCACCTTTGTCGGCAAATCGGTGGAAAGGAAGTTAAAATCAAATGATTAA